Proteins encoded by one window of Microcebus murinus isolate Inina chromosome 2, M.murinus_Inina_mat1.0, whole genome shotgun sequence:
- the RHBDL2 gene encoding rhomboid-related protein 2 — protein sequence MAAAHDLEMEGVNLNMGREMKEELEEEEKTREDGGGRGPAKNKKVHRIVSKWMLPEKSRVTYLERANCFPPPVFIISISLAELAVFIYYAVWKPQKQWITLDTGILESPFIYCPEKREEVWRFISYMLVHAGVQHIVGNLAMQLVLGIPLEMVHKGLRVGLVYLAGVIAGSLASSIFDPLKSLVGASGGVYALMGGYFMNVLVNFREMIPAFGIFRLLIIIFIIVSDMGFALYRRFFVPANGSPVSFAAHIAGGFAGMSIGYTVFSCFDKALLKDPRFWIAIAAYLACVLFAVFFNIFLSPAN from the exons ATGGCTGCTGCTCATGATTTGGAGATGGAGGGTGTGAATCTGAATATGGGGAGAGAGATGAAAGAAgagctggaggaagaggagaaaacgAGAGAGGACGGGGGAGGTAGAGGCCCTGCCAAGAATAAAAAGGTCCACAGGATTGTCTCAAAATGGATGCTTCCTGAAAAGAGCCGAGTAACATACTTGGAAAGAGCTAACTGCTTCCCCCCGCCGGTGTTCATCATCTCCATCAGCCTGGCCGAG CTGGCCGTGTTTATTTACTATGCGGTGTGGAAGCCTCAGAAGCAGTGGATCACCTTGGACACGGGCATCTTGGAGAGTCCCTTCATCTACTGTCCCGAGAAGCGGGAGGAAGTCTGGAGGTTCATCTCGTACATGCTGGTACATGCTGG AGTTCAGCACATCGTGGGGAATCTTGCTATGCAGCTCGTTTTGGGTATTCCCTTGGAAATGGTCCACAAAGGCCTCCGAGTGGGGCTGGTGTATCTGGCAGGAGTGATTGCAG gatcCCTTGCCAGCTCCATATTTGACCCACTCAAATCTCTTGTGGGTGCTTCAGGAGGCGTCTATGCTTTGATGGGAGGCTATTTCATGAATGTTCTAGTG AATTTTCGAGAAATGATTCCTGCCTTTGGAATTTTCAGACTACTGATCATCATCTTTATAA TTGTGTCAGACATGGGATTTGCTCTCTACAGAAGATTCTTTGTCCCTGCAAATGGGTCTCCG GTGTCTTTTGCAGCTCATATTGCCGGTGGATTTGCTGGAATGTCCATAGGGTACACCGTGTTTAGCTGCTTTGATAAAGCACTGCTGAAAGACCCAAGGTTTTGGATAGCAATTGCTGCTTATTTGGCTTGTGTCTTATTTGCTgtgtttttcaacattttcttatcGCCAGCAAACTGA